GTGTTTACATCTTCGAATTGCATGTCCGCAACGTGACGTTGTAAGTCTGCAAATCGGAGTTGCGCGGCGGGGAGCCGCGTTGTAAGTCGTTATTCTACAGCATCTTGTGCGTTTTTGGCCGAAAGCGCCCCGAAACCGTTGAATGCGGAAGGAGATTGAGACCATGCCGAATTTTCCAAGGCGGGAACCGGATGTTGTCGCGCTGGCGGACGCCATGATCGCCGGGTATCAGCAGAATCCGGCGGTATTCCCTCATGCGGACCTTGTCGCGCTGCAAGGGGAGCGCGCGACGTATCAGACGGCCAAGAATGCGCAACTCGATGCGGACGCCAAAGCGCAATTGGCGACGGAAGCGAAGGATGGCGTGTTGACGACGCTCGAAGACCTCATGAAGGTCCAGCTTCGCCAGTCCGAAGTGGATGTCGCAAGCGATCAGGAGAAATTGGGCTTGATTGGTTGGGGTCCGAAAGCGCCCGCGCAACCCAGCAACCCGCCAGGTCAGCCGCGCAATCTCGATCCCGTCATCCAGGGACCGGGCACGCTGTTCCTCGATTGGAAATCACCCGCGCCGGGTCCGGGTGGCCGCGTTCGCACGTATCTCATCGAACGCCGCGAGCAAGTCTCCGGCGGCGCGTTCAACGAGTGGCATGAAGTCGGCGTGGCTCTCGATAGCGAATTGACGCTGACGGATCAGCCGCGCAACGTCCAGTTGGAATACCGAATCATCGCCGTGAATAACGGCGGCAACAGCGTACCGAGCAACACGGCGGCAGTCGTGCTCTAACGGGGGAATCGGGGATGGCGCAGTTTCCAAGCCAGGAGTTGGACATTCTCGCGTTGGCCAACGCGATGATCGCCGGGTACCAAACGAACCCCGGCGACTTCCCGCATGCCGACCTCCCGGCCCTTCAAACCGCCACCGATGATTTCCGTAACGGTCTGCTTGTCGTCATCTGTTTTCGCGCGATGGCGAAGCTCAAGACCGAAGAGAAAGATACCGCGCTCGATGCCCTGACCGAGAACATGCTTGCCCAATTGAAACAGTCCGAAGTGGATACCGCAAATGATCCCGGCAAGCTGGAGTTGATCGGCTGGGGAAAGAAAGCGCCGGCGCAACCCACGAATCCACCGAACCAGCCGCGCGCCCTCGAGGCCATCATGCAAGGGCCCGGCACGGTCTATCTGGACTGGAAATCGCCCATCATCGGCGGCAAAGGCGGCCCGGTGCGAACCTACGTGGTTTACCGGCGCAATCAACCGCAAGGCGGCGGCGCATTCGGCAATTGGGAACAAAACGGGATGGCGCTCGAAACGCACGCGCTCTTGACGAACCAGCCACAACGCTGCGAAATCGAGTACCGCATCATCGGCGTCAACACCGCCGGAATCAGTGTACCCAGCAACACGGCTGCCGTCGTGTTGTGAATACGAATATGAAACGAAACCAAGGAGAATATCGGAAACGATAAGAGACAGATTCTAGGCGTCAAGCCTTGAGCGGGTCGTTAGAAAACTTCCACGTTTTATTGTTAGAGAGCCGCGCAAGTGCAAGACGCGCTCCGTTTGGAGCGCGGTCTGCACTGCGTTCTCTGACAGGGATGTGGAAGTCCCTCTAACGAGCGCGGTCGCCGCGCTCTTCAGTTTTTCCCGCCTGTCTGGCGCATATGAATAACCCAAGAACAAGAAGAACCAAAAGGAAAACAGGCAAATGAAATCTCGTGAAAGAACAGTGTTGGCTTTGTTCCTCTCAGGTTGCGCCTGGGTGGGTGTCTCCTCGCTGATCTGGTCCTCTTGGGCACAGCCGCGTATTCGACCTGCTCGTTCCACTGTGGCGGCCCGGTGCGATGAGGCCATTAAGGCAGCGGAGGAAGCCCGCGACCTTGTAGTGTGGAAGGACAAGTATCCCGCCAAATGGGAGCAGGCGCAAGCGGCCATGCTTCGTACGCAGCAGGATATGGAGAGCGAGATGCAAGACCTGAGATCAAAGGAAGCCTCTTATGCGTGTATCGCGATAATTGGGGGCCTATTGGGTTTTGTGTCTTGTCTTGGACTGCTCCTCTTGCTCCTTCCCCGGGTGCCATTGGAGCATGGAGTTCTTGAGCCGCAAGAAAAACAATAGACAGAGTAAACTTTATGGAATGAAGTGGAATGAAAATGATACTGCCTTAAGAGGAAAACACGATGCGGTACATCTTAGTGGTCAGCACGGTGGTATTGTTGGGAATGGCGGGGTTCGCCGGAGAGGATAAGAGCGGACCCAAGGCGGGCGACACGTGCACGGAGGACCTTGGCGGCGGAGTAAAGATGGAGTTCGTCTGGTGCCCGCCGGGAGACTTCCTGATGGGTAGCACATCGAGTGAGGAGGGCAGGGTTGACGGGGAATCACAACACAAGGTGACGTTGACGCGGGGTTTCTGGATGGGGAAATACGAGGTGACGCAGGGCCAGTGGCAGGCGGTGATGGGGAGCAACCCGTCGCACTTCAAGGGCAGCGCGGATCTGCCGGTGGAGATGGTCAACTGGAACGATTGCCAGGAGTTCGTGAAGAAGCTGAGTCAACGGACGCGGAACGCGTATCGTTTGCCGACGGAGGCGGAATGGGAGTATGCGTGCCGCGCGGGAAGCACGACGGCTTATTGTTTCGGCAACGACGCCTCGGGCCTGGGCGCGTATGCTTGGTATGAGGACAACAGCGGGGCGAGGACTCACGGGAAGGGAGGGAAGAAGGCGAATTCCTGGGGCCTCCACGACATGCACGGGAACGTCAATGAATGGTGCCAGGACTGGGGCGGACGCTACCCGACCGACGCGGTGAAGGATCCTCAAGGGCCTTCGTCGGGCGAGTATGGCGACTACCGCGTGCAGCGCGGTGGGTCGTGGGCGACCGACTCCACTAGTTGCCGCGCCGCGTCTCGCAAAGGCGACACGCCGGACGCCCGCATCGGCGGCCTCGTCCACGATGCCGGCGTGCGTTTAGTGCGGACTCCCTGACATGGCCGGCGAATTGCCATGGGCCGACGGAACGGCCATATGAGACAGGGAGGATCGTGCACGCAGAGAAAGGAGGTCCACGTGACGACTACAAGGAAGCGAGTCTGGTTTATAGTTGGATGTGGTTTTGTATCGTTCTTGCTGGCTTGGGCGTACTTCGTACTCCTGTACCCCGAACAAAAAGAGCGATACGAGGCGAAGAAGGGGCTACGTGAGTCCTACTTGCTGTTACAGCAAATGTGCCAAGCATCTTTTCCGCCTTCCACGAAACGGGTGGCTCCCGGCTTCTTGAGCATTACGGGGACTCCAGGTTCGTTATCACACTGCACTGTGACCTTTCTGGGTCGACAGATCGAGGGCAACCTGAACGAAGTGCCTGTCAAATCTGTTGCAGACTTCATTGCGGAACGATTCCTAAGTGCGAAGGATCTCGTGGACCACGCGAAGCACTTGCACCCAAATCTCGCGTCAGCCCTGACTCCCCTTTTGGAACCCGCACAGAATAGCGTTCTGCTTGCATTTCCCTCAAAACTCGATGGCACCACAGACTTGCAGGAGTGTTCGCGGAGAGCTAATGAGGCGGTGAAGGGATTCCTGCGCAGTGTGGACGAGGTTTTCTTGCGCGCAGGCCTCACACGCGAATTGCCGTCAGCGAAAAATGAAAATGGAAGCCCATAGACGAGTATGACGTCCCCGGTCAGTGCAAGAGCGGTGGCCGCTTGGTCCAGACTGGGCGGGGACACTATCAAGAAAGGAGGAACTCAATGCCTGAAGAATCTCCGTTAGGAATTGCACCTTCTTCCCTGACCGCGACGGAATTGCCTCGAACGAGCGGGACCTCGACGTCGCACCTTGCCATTGCCAGCTTGGTCTTAGGTCTGCTTTCGATAGCTATCGCCCTGCTTCTGACTCAGATCCCGGCGATCATCTGCGGTGCCATCGCGTTGAAGCGGATCCGGAGATCTGGCGGGCAACTGACCGGGCGCCGTGCTGCCATCGCAGGGATTACAACCGGCATCACAGGGATCATGCTGCTCTTTGTCGGGATTGTCATTTTGCCGGCACTTGCGGCGACCGCAAGTGAGTCGGCGAGGCGGTCGTCGTGCGCGAATAATCTCAAATGCATGGGGCTGCTGTTTAAACTTCTCTCCGTCGACGCGCCGCACTCTTTCTTCCCGCAACTGTCCCCGGACGCGGGACAACTGATGTGTTGGGCGAAGGACATTTACGGCAAGCCGCCACCGATGCAGCTGGAACCGATGTTTCTCGTGTGCCCGAGCAACACGAACTGGGCGGGGGCGATAGAGCGCATCAAGAGCGATCCGCAGAGTGTTATAGATGACGATAGCTACGTCTACTTGGGCTACGTCATCACCAGCGACGACGAGATGGAAGCATTCGCAGAAGTGTACAAGGAGCGCGTGGCACATGGTCTGCGCTTTGACGAGGATCTGAAGGCATCGCCGGGGCGCGGTTCTATGGGTAGGGACACCTTCTATCGGTTCCGGGAAGGCGTTGAACGGGAGTTTGTGAAGGACACCGGGGACCCTGCCGCGACGGCCAGAGTGCAGTCGGAGATCCCCGTCATGTTCGACCGTGTGCACATCAATGCGAC
This region of Candidatus Hydrogenedentota bacterium genomic DNA includes:
- a CDS encoding fibronectin type III domain-containing protein — its product is MPNFPRREPDVVALADAMIAGYQQNPAVFPHADLVALQGERATYQTAKNAQLDADAKAQLATEAKDGVLTTLEDLMKVQLRQSEVDVASDQEKLGLIGWGPKAPAQPSNPPGQPRNLDPVIQGPGTLFLDWKSPAPGPGGRVRTYLIERREQVSGGAFNEWHEVGVALDSELTLTDQPRNVQLEYRIIAVNNGGNSVPSNTAAVVL
- a CDS encoding fibronectin type III domain-containing protein, which translates into the protein MAQFPSQELDILALANAMIAGYQTNPGDFPHADLPALQTATDDFRNGLLVVICFRAMAKLKTEEKDTALDALTENMLAQLKQSEVDTANDPGKLELIGWGKKAPAQPTNPPNQPRALEAIMQGPGTVYLDWKSPIIGGKGGPVRTYVVYRRNQPQGGGAFGNWEQNGMALETHALLTNQPQRCEIEYRIIGVNTAGISVPSNTAAVVL
- a CDS encoding formylglycine-generating enzyme family protein produces the protein MRYILVVSTVVLLGMAGFAGEDKSGPKAGDTCTEDLGGGVKMEFVWCPPGDFLMGSTSSEEGRVDGESQHKVTLTRGFWMGKYEVTQGQWQAVMGSNPSHFKGSADLPVEMVNWNDCQEFVKKLSQRTRNAYRLPTEAEWEYACRAGSTTAYCFGNDASGLGAYAWYEDNSGARTHGKGGKKANSWGLHDMHGNVNEWCQDWGGRYPTDAVKDPQGPSSGEYGDYRVQRGGSWATDSTSCRAASRKGDTPDARIGGLVHDAGVRLVRTP
- a CDS encoding DUF4190 domain-containing protein; translated protein: MPEESPLGIAPSSLTATELPRTSGTSTSHLAIASLVLGLLSIAIALLLTQIPAIICGAIALKRIRRSGGQLTGRRAAIAGITTGITGIMLLFVGIVILPALAATASESARRSSCANNLKCMGLLFKLLSVDAPHSFFPQLSPDAGQLMCWAKDIYGKPPPMQLEPMFLVCPSNTNWAGAIERIKSDPQSVIDDDSYVYLGYVITSDDEMEAFAEVYKERVAHGLRFDEDLKASPGRGSMGRDTFYRFREGVEREFVKDTGDPAATARVQSEIPVMFDRVHINATEFNHLPAGANVLFMDGHVEFLKYPSKWPLTKRTAELMAELDALKPESAIK